The following is a genomic window from Pedobacter sp. KBS0701.
TTCAGTTCGTTTACCACTTTATAATCATCAGGAAAATTCTGAAAACCTCCACCTGCATCAATTACACTGGTAATACCAAAACGGTTTAATTCTGTCATAAAATGACGGGTAGAATTTACCTGATGTTCGTAAGACAGTTTTGGCCCTTTGGCTAAAGTGGAATATAAAATCATGGCATTCGGGCTTGCGATGATCAATCCGGTAGGTTCTCCCTTTGCATCTCTCTGGATTTCTCCGCCCGGCGGAGATAGCGTATCTTTTGTATATCCAACTGCTTTAAGCGCAGCACGGTTCATAAATGCACGGTCATATAAATGCAGAATAAAAACTGGCGTTTCGGGCGCAATGGCATTTATTTCTTCGAGTGTTGGCATTCTTCTCTCGGCAAACTGAAATTCAGACCAGCCTCCAACTACACGTACCCATTGTGGCGACGGGGTAATATCTACTTGTTCTTTGAGCATCCGCAAGGCATCGGCCAATGATGGAACGCCATCCCAGCGCAGTTCCAGATTGAAATTTAATCCACCCCGGATTAAGTGAATGTGCGAATCGTTAATGCCAGGAACTACCCGTTTTTTGCTAAGGTCGATCAGCCTTGTTGCAGAACCCGAAAAATTCATAATATCGCTATCATTACCAATGGCGATAAACTTCCCGTCCTTAATGGCAACCGCTGTTATTTCTTCCTTTTGTTTGGCAATGGTATGTACCTTGCCATTGAATAAGATTATATCTGCATCCATGGTATTTTCTTTTTAGGAATTAACTGTTTGAGATCTTAATTTTTAATGGCAGCAATTGCTTCCTGAATGCCTTCTCCAGCGGTTGTAAAAAAAGCCGGTCCCGCTAAAAGAATCACTTTAACAACCGGTTTAAAGGTTGCCATATTCTTTTCTTTTAACCAGGTTTGGGTTCTGTAGGCTTCGAAAATACCTTTCACCACGTTGCCGGCAACCAATGCAGTTGGTGAGTCGATCCCCGCATCTTTTAAATCGCTTGCAAAAGAAAAGTTGTTTACACCCAGTTTAAGTGCTTCCCGCATGGCGATACTGCCAACTCCGATCATCAGTTCCGGTGTAAATTTATTCCGATCGCCAAGACCGATTAAAAGCAGGCGTTTACCCCCTATGGTTCCCTTTGGCGGAGAAATTAAAATGGTTTCGTTGGCATGCCCCAGAAACTTGCCGCTTTTGCGGATTTCAGTGATCAAACCTTTCAGATCCTGATCCAGGTGTACCAAACCATTTAGAGCTGGCGGAAGTGCTGGTGGAGAATTAAAAATATCGCCTTCAGTGTGTTCGAAAACACAGGCAATCTGCAAATCGCTAACCTGTGCCGATGGCCCCTGAACTACGCCTTCGATGGCGATTCCATCTACCGTACCCCAAACTTTGGCTGTTCCCAGTGCGGTAGTAGTTTGTGCAAATGCTGTTCCTGTAATAAATACTGAAAATATAATTACCGCTACCCTGATGTTTTGTAGCGCAGATTTTGATTGTTTAGTGAAGTTCATTTTCTTATGTTTAAAATTTGTATGATACCTGAGCATTAAAAAACTTTGAATTGTCCCAGAGCGGTACGATATCTTTGATGAAATCACCAACCCTGAAATATTGTCCCCCACAACTCAATGAAAGGTTATTATTAATTTTATAATCCGCGCTGAGCAGATAGGTTGTACCGATAAACCGGTGACCGGACAGGGAACCTGCAGTGTTAAAATTTCCACCCGGACGATAAATCCCATCGTTTAATGAATATCTCCAGTTGAAAACCACATCAGCCTGGACACTTAATTTATCGGTTAAGCTTAGTGTTAAATAGGGATGTAAATCAATTAAATTTGATGGCCCAATGAGTGGATTAAAACCAAAATAGCCCCCTTTCGGATATAAAGGATTAAAGGTTTGCAGTTTCCCATCCCCTGCTTTTTGATCACCTGAGATGTAGTCGTTTCGCAAGTTAAAAGAAGGTTTAAATTTGGTTTTTTCGAAAGTATAACCAAATTCAAAGGCCATTGTCCAGGCATTGATATGGCCGTTTCCAAATTTCCCGAACTGATAGGCGGCTTCTATATTGTAAATAAAACCACCGCCACTTTTCCAATATCGGGTAGCTAAAGTATGCCGCACTTCCTGCGCTATACCTTCTTCAAATTCTGCATTGTCACGCCTAATGCCTAAATAGTAGAAATCGAAGTTTCCACCTTTCTGGATATTGAGGTTGGAATAAGCGCCCCAAAGATTAGCCTGATGGCTTGGACGATTGTCAAATACCCCAAAATTAACTTCATCGGCTTCTAAAACAAATGCATCGAGCGAAAACCGGGGTGTTGCATACATCAGTTTGGCGCCTGTAAAATACTGCCTAACGGTTGTACCCTCCCGCACAGAAATCAACCTGCCCGAACCATAATTAATTTCCTGTCTGCCCACCCGTATGGCCAATTTATTCGATGAGTCTTTAAGTATCCTGTATTCTGCGAAAAGATTTTGCACTGCAAGCTGATCTTCATCAACCGGAGATGGTCCGTACTTACTCCCATTTTCGAGCGCACTGTTCACCTGAGCAAAAAACCGCAATCTTTCTCCAATATTTAAATCGGCATATAGCGAATAACGTTGTAAAAAAGAATAATTGAAACCTTGATCTTTGATCCAATCTTCATTAATTTTACCTCCATATTCCTCCCTGATCTCGCCGCCAAAACTGAGGTATACTTTTTTATTTTTTGAAAGCGGCAGGAATTTTAAGGTATTGTATAAATTCCTGTCCGAATCTTTCAGATTGCTATAATCCTCATCGTAGCGCATAAGCCTGATGCTTTGACCGGATGCACCTGCTATCGAAAAGCAAGTACAAACTACCGCTATAATCGCCCAACGGGGATAATTAATGTTCATTTTATCTTAAATGACAATTAGTGTTTTATCATTTTGTGTGCGTACTGGATACCAATACCATAACCTGCACCATATTTTTTCATCAAGGTGGTTACAGGCTCATAAGTTTCGGTTCTGGCCCAGTCTCTTTGTAGCTCAAGGATGTATTGTACAGCAGTTACCGGTTTTACACCTGCATGCACCATTCTTTGAATGGCACGCTCATGCGCTTCATTGCTTACATCGCCACAGGCATCGGTGATCACAAAAACGTCAAAACCTTCTGATAAGGCTGATAAAGCCGGGCCAACAATGCATACGCCTGTCCAAAGGCCAGCCAATACAATTTTCTTTTTCCCTGTTCCAGTAATAGCTTTGTAAGCGGGTTCATCTTCCCAGGTATTCATTGAAGTTCTGTCGATATAATTTGAAGTAGCCTGAGGATAAAATTCTTCAACTTCAGGAAAAACAGGACCAGAAAACGATTCTTCAGCAACTGTGGTTACAATGGTCGGAACGTTAAAGATTTTAGATGCGCCGCAAATAATAGCCACATTGGTACGAAGTTCGGTAATGGAGATGCTTTTTGTAGCAAAAGCCATTTGCCCTTCATAATCGATTAATACTAATGCATGGTTTTCAGGAGATAATAAGTCTGGTGATGGTTTCATAATTAAATATTTTATGTTTCCCTCATTGTTCCAAGAAATATACCACCAAATAAAGCACTACATATCAACAACTTACATAAAAATACATTATTTAGGATTAACCATATATCGTTGATTTACGAATTTTACTTTTGCTTTTACCGCAAAGAACGATAAGGGGAAGGCGCAGAGCACGCAATTTAGTTTATGCGTTTTTTAACCACAGAGAAAAGGAGAAAAACAGAGTTGTAGATTATTTCTTTTACCGCAAAGGACGCTGAGAAAAAGGCATGTTCTTTTAACCACAAAGAACACAAAGGAAGGCACAAAGTGCACAGAGTTGGGTGTACTATTCCATTATCCATGTTACACCTTCCATCTTTTAACCACAAAGGGCACAAAGGAAGGCACAAAGCACACAGAGTTAAGTGTTTACC
Proteins encoded in this region:
- a CDS encoding alginate export family protein, which translates into the protein MNINYPRWAIIAVVCTCFSIAGASGQSIRLMRYDEDYSNLKDSDRNLYNTLKFLPLSKNKKVYLSFGGEIREEYGGKINEDWIKDQGFNYSFLQRYSLYADLNIGERLRFFAQVNSALENGSKYGPSPVDEDQLAVQNLFAEYRILKDSSNKLAIRVGRQEINYGSGRLISVREGTTVRQYFTGAKLMYATPRFSLDAFVLEADEVNFGVFDNRPSHQANLWGAYSNLNIQKGGNFDFYYLGIRRDNAEFEEGIAQEVRHTLATRYWKSGGGFIYNIEAAYQFGKFGNGHINAWTMAFEFGYTFEKTKFKPSFNLRNDYISGDQKAGDGKLQTFNPLYPKGGYFGFNPLIGPSNLIDLHPYLTLSLTDKLSVQADVVFNWRYSLNDGIYRPGGNFNTAGSLSGHRFIGTTYLLSADYKINNNLSLSCGGQYFRVGDFIKDIVPLWDNSKFFNAQVSYKF
- a CDS encoding hydrolase, coding for MKPSPDLLSPENHALVLIDYEGQMAFATKSISITELRTNVAIICGASKIFNVPTIVTTVAEESFSGPVFPEVEEFYPQATSNYIDRTSMNTWEDEPAYKAITGTGKKKIVLAGLWTGVCIVGPALSALSEGFDVFVITDACGDVSNEAHERAIQRMVHAGVKPVTAVQYILELQRDWARTETYEPVTTLMKKYGAGYGIGIQYAHKMIKH
- a CDS encoding M17 family peptidase N-terminal domain-containing protein, which codes for MNFTKQSKSALQNIRVAVIIFSVFITGTAFAQTTTALGTAKVWGTVDGIAIEGVVQGPSAQVSDLQIACVFEHTEGDIFNSPPALPPALNGLVHLDQDLKGLITEIRKSGKFLGHANETILISPPKGTIGGKRLLLIGLGDRNKFTPELMIGVGSIAMREALKLGVNNFSFASDLKDAGIDSPTALVAGNVVKGIFEAYRTQTWLKEKNMATFKPVVKVILLAGPAFFTTAGEGIQEAIAAIKN